agatGGTTTTGGTTTCcgaatataaaaataatttttaCCGCAAGtattaaaaatttcttttcagaaaaatcaCCACGGGGATTTGATGCAGAACAATATATAACAGGCACAAATAATACGCATACCGATATATTTTTGGACGTAGGTAACAATTTCGTACCTCTTGCAGAGATGGAAAGTGTCTATTGATGTCACTCTGAATCACGCAACAGTACTTTACAAAGTTGAACCAACTTGATGTAAGGATTCTGCCAGATGGCGTTTCCAGTATTAAACCGCCTTATACAATTAATGCATACTCTAATCTTACTAATATACAAGAAGATCTGATAAGCCCACAGCGAATTTTAGAATGAGCGGCAAAGCAGACTTTTATGCTCTTACCAAAATGAACTTTATTAATCCAAAACTTCTGGTTCGAAAATGTTACGGGGCTACCTTTAAAATATACTggtgaaaataaagataaaaacCAACAAAAAACTTCGAAGGATACCAATACCAAActaatttgaaatttcgAGATTATTGGAAGACAAAAGCAAATTTCAACGCATGTCACCTCGAAAACTTTTACCCAACAATCACCGATTACTGTTCTAACTTCTACTAATAGGTTTTACACAACTTTACCagattaatttttttatcttaaCTGTATCTTGTCTTGAATATTATCAATCCATCCTTATGATTACTGATAAAGAAAGGGATATAACAGATATGCCACTACATATGTTCGCTATATTAAAGGTAGTACAATTTTCTCTCGGAGGGTTTCaaactattgaaaaacgGCAGTGGCGGACTACAAGCAGCGAGAGCCCTTCTTGCATGGTTGTTCATGTATTTCAATCCAAGCAAATAACTTGTATTCACCCAACCAAAGCCTTCTGTAGCGACGCCCTTAAAATCAGCACCTTGGTTTCCGTATTCTGCATCAACGCGATGCGGGTCAGTTCCTCTTGTCacatcatatttttctacCACCATTCCATTATAATCAACGAATGATTTTGTAATCATGTAGAGCCACCTATAGGCTAATCTTGTAGCTACTTGTTGATAATTATATGCAGATAAGCCTTTCCAAGCTAATATTTGATGCGGTGCCCAACCAAAAGGATAGTCCCATTGCCTGATCGGCCTATCAATGGATATGGGGCCTCTTGATTTCTCTGTGCATGCAACTAACCCACCAAGCATTTCCAACTGAGGAAGGGCTTTTTCTACTGTGATTTTTGCTTGCTCTTCAGTTGCAAGGCCAGCCCATAAACTCCAAAATGTCGTTGCAGACTCATAAGACGTTCTACATTTCAGTTTAGTATTATAATCGAAGAAAAACCCTGATTCTTCGTCCCACATATACTTGTTAATCCTAGTCTTTCTTATTTCAGCTAACTGCTCCCAGTGCTCAGAATTAGTCACCGTTCCATCATTCTCGTCTTTATATTCATTGCTAAAATATTCCCTAATAACGTAAGCAATATCCCTCTCATACTTGTAGAGTAGGGAATTTAAATCAACTGTCGCCAAATATGCACATACGCCTTCAAACCTGTAAGTTGTGTCATGTCCCGACTCTCTCACGGCACGATcatgtaaaaaaaatgcatcaAGTTTTGGTTCTTTAATTATGCTTTCGTTATAAAGGTACCTTAgcttttccaaagaaacaTTGTACTTCTCAGCATATGGTAATAATATAGTATCGAAATGATCGGGTTCAGTTTCCGGAGGGATACCAATACCGTCGGGATGGTAACAGGAAAGCCCCGTGGCAGAATCTAACCTAGGACTCGACATCCACACTCCTTTGTATTCTTTAATAGCAGCTCTGAATGCCCGTTTTAAGAATTGTATAGCGTTCGGGTTGTTTTTACCTCCTATCTTTTCAAACACAAGCATAGCCATATCAGTTAGGAAAGGAGGTTGAGATCTGCAAAGGTAATAACTTCTATTAgcattcaaaattttactATAGTGATCAATTTCGAATATGAAGTGCTCCACCATACCTTTCGCAACATCAACCTTATTACTTTCCATGAGCCCCAGTGCCATTAAATATGAATCCCAGCCATACAATTCATTGAATCTACCGCCAGGTACCGCATAAGGGTAACCAACTAGGGACCTTTCACCAGTAGATGGATTGACGTGTTCTTCCATGGCCAGTGCTAACAATCCCGGGGTGTCATTCAATGATTTAACATACTCCGCGGTAATGTCTTTTGGTAGGTATTCCACTTCAAGTTTCAAGGATGGGTTCATCTGGGATGCCTGAATATAAAATTCGTACTGCTCTGGACAGTTATGTGGAACATAAATTCTTGGATTTCTAGCACCTGGCGTGtctatttttgaatctCTGGCAATTTCTGCAATATTATACAGATCAACTCTTCTTGTCAAGCTCGTCCAAAATTGAGTCGTTATCAATCTTGATAATCTATCAACGGGGTTTTCGTTTATACGTGCCTCAtccaaaaatatttgatgTCTTCCGAAACTTTTCGCAATGGTCAGTTCCTGCAGCAGGTTGGAAAGCATATATGTTCCTCTAACATTAACATGCTTAAAACCGTTGGAATTTGCCGTCCCGACTTTAATAACTTTGGGTCCAGTATCTTCTATCGTGATTTGGTGGTTCTTGTCTGTATCTTCACTAGCCAGTAGCTCATCTAAGGCGAGATCTACATTATCGATGTAGAATCTACGATTACCTTGGCTGCTAAGAAAGCTGTCGTCCTCGGAACcccttcttttcaaagtatAATCCTTCATTCCGTTTTTGAAGTCagaaactttattgaaaacacTCATAGTTCTGGTTCTATTAAGCCTATGAATTTTTGACTGTTTTCTTGGGTCTGTTATTGGCCCATAATATACCTCTGCGTTGGAAAACGGGTCAAAATACTCATGCATAGAGGACAACCGCCGGTGGTGCCTTCTGCGACCTTGTTGCCCCTCCTCTTTCAATGGTCGCTGTTCTGAACCACTTGAAAGTGGCTTTATGTTATCTTCGCCATCATTACCATCGGATGGAGGATTTATTTCCGTTACTTTTGCTAAAAAATCTACCATTTTGAGTATTATGCAGGTCCCCTTAATATCAATTGTATGATCTGCAGCTGCGTCAAATTGTATTTGAGAAGGAAAagtataaataaataaataaaaatgagaaGTATAGAATATTAATTTCAATGGAAGACAGTTCCCACAAGCATGATAATGTAGAGAATATATATCAATCAAAATTTAACTCCCTGAGAGGTAATTATAATTTCTATCCGCTTTATATACTTTAGTGGAACTGGCACGCCGCTCGGAAAAATTGGACTTCAAATTACCCCGCGCGGAGATTTGCATTAAATTCTATAAAGATGCGTGAATTTCCATTCATTTACTTATTactaattttttaattgttcttttgtGGACTCATTTATCTTGCTCATTATTCTATAAATACCTATGCCATGtgatagaaaaaaaaatgcagaCCTTTCTTAattcaacttcttttctttcaaatcgATGGGGTCCCCATTGGTTTCCTCGTCATAATCACCTTCCTCTAAtctatattctttatttaaaaaggaTTTGTGAAACGAAAATTTTAATAAAATCCATGCCATCCGTATAGGTCCAAACTCTGGCCATAGGTAGTCCAGCAATTCGATGCGTACGCCCTTACTCGATACCTGCCATATCAAGAAATCACTTAATCTGGAAACGCCACTTGTCCTGATTAATAAATCTAAAGGGGGAACCCCTGCCGTGTAGAGATGTGATTCTAATGTGCTTTCGTCTATAGCGGCACCCTTCTTATGTTCAGCGATTGTTTCTTTCATTGCATGCAAAATTTCTTCCCTGCCTGTATATGGGAAGCAAATGTTTAACGTTGCtcttttgttgttcttcGTGGTTTCCACAGCAACTCGAACTTCTTCCAATAAAGACTTATCTAATAAAGAGAGATCGCCGATAATTTTAATGCGTACCCCATACTTACAAGCCAACTCTCCACGTTCTGTGAGTTGTCGTATCCTTTCGCGCGCTAAAGTCATCAATGATTCAACTTCACGTGAACTcctcttgaaattttcaattgaaaacgCAAACACGGTAGCTGTATCAACCCCTGCTTCGTAACATAGTTCCAAGATTCTACTCATACTAACAAATCCTGCCTCGTGGCCCTCTTTTACCTCcatctctttctttctgGCAAACCTCCTGTTCCCATCCATGATGAACCCAACATGTCTAGGTACGCAGTTAGATGCACGCAATGTGCGCGAAAAGATGTTTTTTGTCCACTTTAATACAAATGAATGACCAGGTATACCACTATCCGTTTCCATACCGTCTTCTATCTGTGTTTACCCTATTTTTGCTGTTCAAGTTCTATTGAAACCTGTCATCATtacgaaaatttttttttcattctaAGTATTTGTTGGCATCTTCGGAAAAAAGCCCGAGCGAGGGTAACAGGGTTAGGGGATTAGAAGATTAAAGTAAGACACATAATAATCTGTAGGGATCTTCTACCACACAGGAAGTGCACCATCCAGTCCGAATTGAGTACAGTAGGACGATGTTTCAAAGGTCTAGAGCTGCTCATCATATCAAATTGATTTCACCTCGAAGATGCCGCTTTAAATCCTCCTTTGCAGTTGCTTTAAATGCTGCCAGTAAGCTGGTAACTCCTAAGATTCTTTGGAATAACCCCATATCATTAGTCTCGAAGGAAATGAATACATTGGCGAAGAACATAGTCGCTCTGATTGGTTCTGGTCATCCGCTGCTCAACAAAGTTACTAGTTACTATTTTGAAACAGAGGGCAAAAAAGTACGTCCTTTGTtggtgttgttgttgtcaAGAGCACTTTCTGAAATTCCTTTGACAGAAAGAAATCATTTGAAGATTGATAACTCAGATGTTCCTGAGGACCCAATTTACTCTAAGCCTAGTCAAAATCAACTATTTCAGCGCCCTGCAAATAGCATTTCCCCGCTACATATTCTTCACGGTATTAAACCACTAAATCCTTTGACAAAGGGTCCGGAGCCTTTGCCAGAGGAAACCTTTGACAAAAAAAGGGGTATTCTACCCAAGCAGAGAAGATTAGCAGAGATTGTTGAAATGATACACACTGCATCTTTACTTCATGATGATGTTATTGATCATTCTGATACAAGAAGAGGAAGGCCAAGCGGAAATGCTGCCTTCACTAATAAGATGGCTGTTTTGGCCGGCGACTTTCTCTTAGGAAGAGCAACGGTATCAATTTCAAGACTACACAACCCTGAAGTAGTGGAACTAATGTCTAATAGTATTGCGAATCTTGTCGAAGGTGAGTTCatgcaattgaaaaacacTTCCACTGATGCGGACATCGATACTATTGAAAATGGCCACAAACTACTTCCGATACCTTCTAAAAAGCTGGAAGTTAAAGAGCATGAGTATCGTGTTCCAAGTCGCCAACAAGGACTGCAATTATCTCATGACCAGATTATAGAAACGGCATTTGAATATTACATACACAAGACGTACCTAAAGACAGCTGCTTTGATATCGAAATCTTGCAGGTGTGCTGCTATATTATCCGGGGCATCACCAGCCGTTATTGACGAATGCTATGACTTCGGTAGAAATCTCGGCATATGTTTCCAACTTGTAGATGATATGCTTGATTTTACTATATCCGAAAAGGATTTAGGAAAGCCATCAGGCGCAGATCTAAAATTAGGTATTGCAACAGCCCCAGTTTTATTTGCATGGAAAGAAGATCCATCTTTGGGTCCGCTTATTTCTCgcaatttttcagaaagaGGAGATGTTGAGAAAACCATTGCTTCCGTAAGACTACATAATGGTATAGCGAAGACGAAAGTACTAGCGGAGGAGTATAGGGACAAAGCACTACAGAATCTACGGGAATCTCTCCCTGATTCCGATGCCCGTTCTGCCCTAGAGTTCTTAACTAATAGTATACTAACGAGAAGAAAGTAAAACTTCAAAATGTTTAAATGGCAGAgtaagaatgaaaaaaatgaaaaagttcataATGTCACATTATTCTATAATTCTATATGTAAATAGTTTTTATATGTCTTtaggaaagaagaaatatacTAAGGATTAAGAATCAGGCCGGTGGCAAAAAAGCTGCAAACAGAATAGTTTGTAAAGGTATCCAAAATGCCAACCAATATATGTAAAATTTGACTATTTTATCGTCACCTTTCggattttccatttttttagaatCTGAGGTTTTGACCAATCTATCAGCCAAATACCAAAGATGCAATGGTAAAAAGGACGCTATACGGTTCAGTATTTGGACATGGGCAAAAAAGCATACTATGACGACCAATGCTCTGGTGATCCATACGAGGGCTTTCAAATTATAGGAGGGGTAAATTTTGCTGAAATATATAGAGGAATAAAtcaaaatgataatatttGGTACAGCAAACAAAAAGTTTGGGATATTGTTTGGGGTCCagtatttcaaaaatccaaCTCCCCAGTAATGACCCTGAATATAAGAATATAGAGAGGTTTTAGTGATAAAAAAGCTTGGGTAAAATTCAGATTCACACCACTCACCTCTTTGGGGACAAAATGTCTTATATGGCAGGTAATATTGCTGATATACTAGAGCAGAAAACATTAAGGATCCTGATAATACCGGGAAACATATTGCTTTTACTACTTTTCTGTTCTTTGTTAATTCAAAAAGgtcaaaaacaaaataaattcCAAGCAAAACACAGTTTGAACGATTCAGGGATGCTAAGGTAAAGCAAATCATGCTGATGAAGGAGTAAGAAAACCAATATCTCCATGGAATATCGAATTGACCTAATACAGGCATGGAAATGGAGCATTCACGACTCCAAATACCAACAaatgcaaagaaaaatgataatggTTCAGAATATATGCTTGTTAAGAATCCAGCAGCACTAgttaagaaaaataatagagATGTCTTTCTAGCGATAGATCTAGCAAACTGTGATTGCTTTATATTTTGgctaaaaatttttttggttaaaaaatataaaacaatACCAGATAAGTAGAACAGAATATTCTCTATTGCAACTGCAACCTTTAAGGCATGATAGATGCTTTCGTTATTAGTCCTGATAAACAATCTGACGAAGAAAGTCCACAATTGAGAAAACGCGTATTCGTGCTCAAATTGAGGTTTTCCGTTTTTAGAAGTGATATtcttgataaagaaaacagtatCCCATGATAGTAGCTtattccaaaaatatttgttCCAATAACTGTTGATTTCAGAGGGAGGAGAACATAGTTCATCTAATAAAAGTGAAGTTGATGTATCGAACTGCCTAATCGGAGTCAAAAACACCAGCAAATACTGTATTAAGCGGAATAgtacaaaataaaatgttAACCCCACAAGCATCTCTTAAATCAGTCTTTTTCCGCCTCCTCTGCTTGAAGCCTCTGTTTTATGCTTTTTTTCGATGATGAGGcttactttttctttcaactaagccttgaaaaaaaaaagcttgaTTTAAAAGGGATTTTCTATTTTAAGTATTTAAGCGACCGGCAGGAAGTTCATGCAGAAGAGGCACCTGTAATAATTCATTAATTATTCTAATAGATAAATAAGCATAACTTGAATTAAGAACGAGGAATGGGGCTTATTTCATATGAAAATGAGACGATAAACAAGGTGAAAAAGGCAGATGGCCACCACGTCAGCAAATTTGTGACTAGTTACTATGgatcttcatcatcgtcatgGCAGTCGGGAAGATGGATTTTGTTTGTACTGTTCGTTGCCGCTATAGTCCTTATATTACTGTCCACTTTTTTAGCTAatagaagaagacaaaGGATGGGACGTGCTCCTATTAGAGGTACAGCATGGTTGACGCCGCCCTCATACAGGCAGTCCCAGCAACAATATACTGGCACTGTTCAGCAGCGGACAGACGATTATGTTCCTGAATATACAGAAACAGCAAACGAACATGATTTGGGTTACTATGATGAGCGGGGCGAATTTCACCCCAACGACAAGGCCGCATACGTGGCCCCCCCGCCATTGGTACAAGAATGTTCATCAGAATCTGTTAATTCTTTGGAAAGACCACCCGCCGCTGTGGTTCATCGAACTAACTCTTCAGATATGGATTACGATTTAACAAGACCGAACAATGAGCGAGTTGCAGCTGTTGGTGACACGGCAGAGCAACTGGAAAGGTTTCCGGGCGCAAGTGGAACGCAGGAAATTAATCCGCCGGAGAGGGCAAAGGTAAACGCAAGGTCATGAACCGAATCTTTTCTTCCGCCTGTTTCACTTATAATTGAGTCACAGAATTTACCAagaatattcttttttttttacttaatCTCTATAATAATTATTTTAATTCCTAATCCGCTTCAGGCCTACGGTCGTTGAAGTCCTATATATTCAGTACATTGTCTAATCTCTTAATATTATTCTATGAATGGTAAATACTTCTAATCCATCGCACGGCGTAGTGATAAAGGGAAAATGCGCGCGGGATTGGCAAAGGCGGCCAATGGATTAAGGGAGACAAGATAGCATCACATCACATCACCATCAGTGGTATAGAGGAAACAGGATATAAATACTGGTCAGAGAAATCAGTGGATACTCTTTCGCAACATCCCCattgttcttttctatttcaCCAATTAAGTTAGAAAGGCAGCTAGATTAAGAGCAATTTTTCCACTCCACTATTACAACATGAGTTTGAGTAAGTTTTCTAAACCAGTTTTGAACGATCCTAATTTATTTAGAGAATCTGGTTATATCGATGGAAAATGGGTTAAGGGCACTGACGAGATTTTTGAGGTGGTAGACCCTGCTTCTGGTGAAATCATAGCAAGAGTTCCCGAACAACCAGTCTCTGTGGTTGAAGAAGCGATTGACGTTGCTTATGAGACTTTCAAGACATACAAGAATACGACGCCAAGAGAGAGGGCTAAGTGGCTCAGAAACATGTACAACTTAATgcttgaaaatttggatGATTTGGCAACTATTATCACTTTAGAAAATGGTAAAGCTCTAGGGGAAGCTAAAGGAGAAATCAAATATGCGGCTTCGTATTTTGAGTGGTATGCCGAGGAAGCACCTCGTTTATATGGTGCTACTATCCAACCCTTGAACCCTAGCAACAGAGTATTCACAATTAGACAACCCGTCGGTGTATGCGGTATAATTTGTCCTTGGAATTTTCCGAGCGCTATGATTACAAGAAAAGCTGCTGCTGCATTAGCTGTGGGCTGTACAGTAGTCATCAAGCCTGACTCTCAAACACCATTGTCTGCTTTAGCGATGGCCTATTTGGCTGAAAAGGCTGGCTTCCCCAAGGGTTCGTTTAATGTTATTCTTTCTCATGCCAACACGCCAAAGCTTGGTAAAACATTATGTGAATCGCCAAAAGTCAAGAAAGTTACTTTCACTGGTTCTACAAATGTTGGGAAAATCTTGATGAAACAATCTTCTTCTACCTTGAAGAAGCTATCTTTTGAACTGGGTGGTAACGCCCCTTTTATTGTCTTTGAGGATGCCGATTTGGATCAAGCCTTAGAACAAGCCATGGCTTGTAAATTTAGGGGTTTGGGTCAAACCTGTGTGTGCGCAAATAGACTTTACGTTCATTCATCTataattgataaatttgCCAAATTACTGGCAGAGAGGGTCAACAAATTTGTAATTGGACATGGTTTGGACCCAAAGACCACTCATGGTTGCGTCATTAACTCCAGTgctattgaaaaagttgaaagaCATAAACAAGACGCCATTGAGAAGGGAGCAAGGGTCGTACTTGAAGGTGGCCGTTTACCTGAGTTGGGACCCAACTTTTATGCTCCAGTTATACTGTCACACGTTCCCTCAACAGCTATGGTTTCCAAGGAGGAGACTTTCGGTCCATTATGTcccattttttcatttgataCTATGGAGGAAGTTGTCGGATATGCTAATGACACTGAGTTTGGTTTAGCTGCATACGTTTTCTCCAAAAATGTTAACACTTTATACACTGTGTCTGAAGCGTTGGAGACTGGTATGGTTTCGTGCAATACGGGTGTTTTCTCGGATTGTTCCATACCATTTGGTGGTGTTAAGGAGTCAGGATTTGGAAGGGAAGGTTCGCTATATGGTATTGAGGATTACACTGTTTTGAAGACCATCACAATCGGGAATTTGCCAAGTAGCATTTAAAGTAATAGCAATAATGGATGACACTTAGAGTTGAAAAGTAGTTCTCAGAAACgattatattatatatatatatatagcaTGTATACATACTCCTCATATATAAAAGTTGAGTAAAGCTTgtgaaagaaaagcaattCATAAACCCACGGATTTCTGAATTTTAACAGAGAATAAGCGATAtaattttgtaaaaaaatatatgtatCTATTTATCCTTGGGTTATatgatagaaaaaaaaatgcctttcctttttaatcGTTTTGTAAGCTTCTGTGGGTACAACGCGTTTCTTTACCTTTATTTCCGaccttttttcatataCTTTTCCT
The nucleotide sequence above comes from Saccharomyces paradoxus chromosome II, complete sequence. Encoded proteins:
- the NTH2 gene encoding alpha,alpha-trehalase NTH2 (neutral trehalase, required for thermotolerance~similar to YBR001C); the protein is MVDFLAKVTEINPPSDGNDGEDNIKPLSSGSEQRPLKEEGQQGRRRHHRRLSSMHEYFDPFSNAEVYYGPITDPRKQSKIHRLNRTRTMSVFNKVSDFKNGMKDYTLKRRGSEDDSFLSSQGNRRFYIDNVDLALDELLASEDTDKNHQITIEDTGPKVIKVGTANSNGFKHVNVRGTYMLSNLLQELTIAKSFGRHQIFLDEARINENPVDRLSRLITTQFWTSLTRRVDLYNIAEIARDSKIDTPGARNPRIYVPHNCPEQYEFYIQASQMNPSLKLEVEYLPKDITAEYVKSLNDTPGLLALAMEEHVNPSTGERSLVGYPYAVPGGRFNELYGWDSYLMALGLMESNKVDVAKGMVEHFIFEIDHYSKILNANRSYYLCRSQPPFLTDMAMLVFEKIGGKNNPNAIQFLKRAFRAAIKEYKGVWMSSPRLDSATGLSCYHPDGIGIPPETEPDHFDTILLPYAEKYNVSLEKLRYLYNESIIKEPKLDAFFLHDRAVRESGHDTTYRFEGVCAYLATVDLNSLLYKYERDIAYVIREYFSNEYKDENDGTVTNSEHWEQLAEIRKTRINKYMWDEESGFFFDYNTKLKCRTSYESATTFWSLWAGLATEEQAKITVEKALPQLEMLGGLVACTEKSRGPISIDRPIRQWDYPFGWAPHQILAWKGLSAYNYQQVATRLAYRWLYMITKSFVDYNGMVVEKYDVTRGTDPHRVDAEYGNQGADFKGVATEGFGWVNTSYLLGLKYMNNHARRALAACSPPLPFFNSLKPSERKLYYL
- the RCR1 gene encoding Rcr1p (Protein of the ER membrane involved in cell wall chitin deposition~similar to YBR005W) encodes the protein MGLISYENETINKVKKADGHHVSKFVTSYYGSSSSSWQSGRWILFVLFVAAIVLILLSTFLANRRRQRMGRAPIRGTAWLTPPSYRQSQQQYTGTVQQRTDDYVPEYTETANEHDLGYYDERGEFHPNDKAAYVAPPPLVQECSSESVNSLERPPAAVVHRTNSSDMDYDLTRPNNERVAAVGDTAEQLERFPGASGTQEINPPERAKVNARS
- the RER2 gene encoding ditrans,polycis-polyprenyl diphosphate synthase (Cis-prenyltransferase involved in dolichol synthesis~similar to YBR002C), producing METDSGIPGHSFVLKWTKNIFSRTLRASNCVPRHVGFIMDGNRRFARKKEMEVKEGHEAGFVSMSRILELCYEAGVDTATVFAFSIENFKRSSREVESLMTLARERIRQLTERGELACKYGVRIKIIGDLSLLDKSLLEEVRVAVETTKNNKRATLNICFPYTGREEILHAMKETIAEHKKGAAIDESTLESHLYTAGVPPLDLLIRTSGVSRLSDFLIWQVSSKGVRIELLDYLWPEFGPIRMAWILLKFSFHKSFLNKEYRLEEGDYDEETNGDPIDLKEKKLN
- the GPI18 gene encoding GPI-anchor transamidase GPI18 (PIG-V-like protein~similar to YBR004C), whose translation is MLVGLTFYFVLFRLIQYLLVFLTPIRQFDTSTSLLLDELCSPPSEINSYWNKYFWNKLLSWDTVFFIKNITSKNGKPQFEHEYAFSQLWTFFVRLFIRTNNESIYHALKVAVAIENILFYLSGIVLYFLTKKIFSQNIKQSQFARSIARKTSLLFFLTSAAGFLTSIYSEPLSFFFAFVGIWSRECSISMPVLGQFDIPWRYWFSYSFISMICFTLASLNRSNCVLLGIYFVFDLFELTKNRKVVKAICFPVLSGSLMFSALVYQQYYLPYKTFCPQRGEWCESEFYPSFFITKTSLYSYIQGHYWGVGFLKYWTPNNIPNFLFAVPNIIILIYSSIYFSKIYPSYNLKALVWITRALVVIVCFFAHVQILNRIASFLPLHLWYLADRLVKTSDSKKMENPKGDDKIVKFYIYWLAFWIPLQTILFAAFLPPA
- the UGA2 gene encoding succinate-semialdehyde dehydrogenase (NAD(P)(+)) (Succinate semialdehyde dehydrogenase~similar to YBR006W), giving the protein MSLSKFSKPVLNDPNLFRESGYIDGKWVKGTDEIFEVVDPASGEIIARVPEQPVSVVEEAIDVAYETFKTYKNTTPRERAKWLRNMYNLMLENLDDLATIITLENGKALGEAKGEIKYAASYFEWYAEEAPRLYGATIQPLNPSNRVFTIRQPVGVCGIICPWNFPSAMITRKAAAALAVGCTVVIKPDSQTPLSALAMAYLAEKAGFPKGSFNVILSHANTPKLGKTLCESPKVKKVTFTGSTNVGKILMKQSSSTLKKLSFELGGNAPFIVFEDADLDQALEQAMACKFRGLGQTCVCANRLYVHSSIIDKFAKLLAERVNKFVIGHGLDPKTTHGCVINSSAIEKVERHKQDAIEKGARVVLEGGRLPELGPNFYAPVILSHVPSTAMVSKEETFGPLCPIFSFDTMEEVVGYANDTEFGLAAYVFSKNVNTLYTVSEALETGMVSCNTGVFSDCSIPFGGVKESGFGREGSLYGIEDYTVLKTITIGNLPSSI
- the COQ1 gene encoding trans-hexaprenyltranstransferase (Hexaprenyl pyrophosphate synthetase~similar to YBR003W) yields the protein MFQRSRAAHHIKLISPRRCRFKSSFAVALNAASKLVTPKILWNNPISLVSKEMNTLAKNIVALIGSGHPLLNKVTSYYFETEGKKVRPLLVLLLSRALSEIPLTERNHLKIDNSDVPEDPIYSKPSQNQLFQRPANSISPLHILHGIKPLNPLTKGPEPLPEETFDKKRGILPKQRRLAEIVEMIHTASLLHDDVIDHSDTRRGRPSGNAAFTNKMAVLAGDFLLGRATVSISRLHNPEVVELMSNSIANLVEGEFMQLKNTSTDADIDTIENGHKLLPIPSKKLEVKEHEYRVPSRQQGLQLSHDQIIETAFEYYIHKTYLKTAALISKSCRCAAILSGASPAVIDECYDFGRNLGICFQLVDDMLDFTISEKDLGKPSGADLKLGIATAPVLFAWKEDPSLGPLISRNFSERGDVEKTIASVRLHNGIAKTKVLAEEYRDKALQNLRESLPDSDARSALEFLTNSILTRRK